One Desulfovibrio inopinatus DSM 10711 DNA segment encodes these proteins:
- a CDS encoding formylglycine-generating enzyme family protein, whose protein sequence is MPPKFSDKNQPPSPFPPEWACAWGQDQYGLWAAFEVSGVRQVMRWIRPGRFLMGSPKGEIGRDDDERQHEVVFTSGFWLADTACTQELWRAVMGKNPSHFTHEAELPVEKVSWEDCQKLLQRINGLYSRLELQLPTEAQWEYACRAGTETPFSFGENITPDQVNYKGHSPYRDGKKGIYRKRTVPVKALPCNPWGLYQMHGNVWEWCADWYGEYPESVTTDPIGPDRGENRVIRGGSWIFYAGDVRSAYRGRGGPDNRDDTVGFRFFRGH, encoded by the coding sequence ATGCCCCCAAAATTTTCAGACAAAAACCAACCTCCTTCCCCATTTCCACCGGAATGGGCGTGTGCCTGGGGGCAAGATCAATATGGCCTGTGGGCGGCGTTCGAGGTTTCTGGTGTGCGGCAAGTCATGCGTTGGATTCGCCCCGGTCGTTTTCTCATGGGATCGCCGAAAGGTGAGATTGGACGGGATGATGACGAAAGACAACATGAAGTCGTATTCACGTCCGGGTTTTGGTTGGCCGACACCGCATGTACCCAAGAATTATGGAGGGCGGTCATGGGCAAGAATCCCAGTCATTTTACTCATGAGGCCGAGCTACCGGTGGAGAAAGTCAGTTGGGAAGACTGCCAGAAATTATTGCAACGCATCAACGGACTGTATTCGAGATTAGAGTTGCAATTGCCCACAGAAGCGCAGTGGGAATACGCGTGCAGAGCCGGTACAGAAACTCCTTTTTCTTTTGGGGAGAATATCACTCCGGATCAAGTGAATTATAAGGGTCACTCTCCATACCGTGATGGGAAAAAAGGGATATACCGTAAGAGAACCGTGCCGGTGAAGGCGCTACCATGTAATCCGTGGGGATTGTACCAGATGCACGGCAATGTGTGGGAATGGTGTGCTGACTGGTATGGCGAGTACCCAGAGAGCGTGACAACTGACCCCATTGGTCCTGATCGAGGCGAGAACCGTGTCATTCGTGGTGGGTCTTGGATCTTCTACGCCGGGGACGTTCGTTCTGCGTACCGCGGCAGGGGCGGGCCGGATAATCGCGACGACACCGTAGGCTTTCGTTTTTTTCGAGGTCACTAA
- a CDS encoding DUF3795 domain-containing protein, which yields MTTKNNTAYCGIYCPDCLHLHNQYSTLARQLEEHLVALGFDKYASIESPFGQGFRHWQEFADVLHTLATTQCERPCRSGGGCSGKPCAIMECCLDKGFEGCWECDGLDDCDKFDFLSPRCGSMPKDNLREIQQHGLDGWESRRHPFYVWQK from the coding sequence ATGACCACCAAAAACAATACCGCGTATTGCGGCATCTATTGTCCGGATTGTTTGCATCTTCATAATCAGTACAGCACGTTGGCCCGGCAGCTTGAGGAGCATCTTGTTGCTCTTGGGTTCGACAAATATGCGTCCATTGAAAGTCCGTTTGGGCAGGGTTTTCGGCATTGGCAGGAATTTGCTGACGTCTTGCATACGCTGGCGACGACGCAGTGTGAGCGTCCGTGTCGGTCGGGTGGGGGATGTTCGGGGAAGCCGTGTGCGATTATGGAGTGTTGCTTGGACAAAGGCTTTGAGGGCTGTTGGGAATGCGATGGGCTTGATGACTGCGATAAATTTGATTTTTTATCGCCACGATGCGGGAGCATGCCGAAAGACAATCTACGCGAAATTCAGCAGCATGGTTTGGACGGATGGGAGTCGCGGCGGCATCCGTTTTATGTTTGGCAGAAATGA
- a CDS encoding GGDEF domain-containing protein, with protein sequence MSHVALVNSLAYRQAMTCVCVAFVIGTLLSATQVLFDWFQEKDRLETNIIQVMRTLEKPASQALYTVDRSLAGIVVDGLMEYKTVYRAALVDEFGDVYAVKETLPPAGLLRDVFMTISDANPEFSITLEYGVKKRNVGHMDVSLDIYSEMFDFFERALMTFFSGMFRNFALALCLIAAFNLTLVKPLKRLIADITMLKPGSEHRHVGIPEHHEKTELGILAENANRIFSLYEENAQSLRAVERELLNQKSMLEKTVEERTTELREINEKLSLMSQTDALTGLANRRCFDNTLQSEWARARRTGQPLSLAMIDVDHFKVFNDTYGHPEGDACLQTVARVLSEQIRRSGDLVARYGGEEFALILPSTSEADAILLGEKIRNTIESMEIPNVLTSWHVLTVSIGVAALNVTGDQDIQALLEAADQRLYEAKRKGRNCVEPAAA encoded by the coding sequence ATGAGTCACGTCGCGCTTGTAAACAGCCTGGCTTATCGACAGGCTATGACTTGTGTCTGTGTCGCTTTTGTCATTGGGACATTGTTGAGCGCCACCCAGGTGCTCTTTGATTGGTTTCAAGAAAAAGATCGACTTGAAACGAATATCATTCAAGTCATGCGAACGCTTGAAAAGCCGGCCTCGCAGGCGTTGTACACCGTAGACCGCTCTTTGGCGGGCATCGTGGTGGATGGGTTGATGGAATACAAAACCGTCTATCGCGCAGCCTTGGTGGATGAATTCGGCGATGTCTATGCGGTCAAGGAAACCCTGCCTCCGGCCGGACTGTTGCGCGATGTTTTTATGACGATTTCGGATGCCAACCCTGAATTCAGCATTACCCTCGAATATGGAGTCAAAAAACGCAACGTAGGGCATATGGATGTCTCGCTTGATATCTATAGCGAAATGTTCGATTTTTTTGAGCGTGCGCTCATGACGTTTTTTAGTGGCATGTTCAGAAATTTCGCCCTTGCACTCTGCCTTATTGCCGCATTCAACTTGACGCTGGTCAAACCCTTGAAACGTCTGATTGCCGACATCACCATGCTGAAGCCGGGAAGCGAACACCGACACGTGGGAATTCCCGAGCATCACGAAAAAACAGAGTTGGGTATTCTTGCGGAAAATGCCAATCGCATTTTTTCTCTCTATGAAGAAAATGCCCAGTCTCTCCGTGCCGTGGAAAGAGAGCTGTTGAATCAAAAGAGTATGCTGGAAAAGACCGTTGAAGAGCGAACAACGGAATTGCGAGAAATCAACGAAAAATTGTCCTTGATGTCGCAAACCGATGCGCTCACCGGGCTGGCGAACCGGCGCTGCTTTGACAACACGCTGCAATCCGAATGGGCTCGTGCCCGTCGGACTGGGCAACCTTTGTCGTTGGCTATGATCGATGTGGATCATTTCAAAGTGTTCAACGACACCTATGGACACCCGGAAGGAGATGCATGCCTTCAAACCGTTGCCCGTGTTCTGTCGGAGCAAATCAGGCGGTCCGGCGATCTCGTCGCTCGGTATGGAGGCGAGGAATTCGCCCTGATTCTTCCCAGCACCAGTGAAGCCGACGCGATTCTCTTGGGAGAAAAAATTCGCAACACGATAGAATCAATGGAAATACCCAATGTTCTCACGTCGTGGCACGTTCTCACCGTCAGCATTGGCGTTGCTGCTCTGAACGTAACAGGAGATCAAGATATCCAAGCGCTGCTTGAAGCCGCCGACCAGAGACTCTACGAGGCGAAACGTAAAGGGAGAAATTGTGTAGAGCCCGCTGCGGCCTGA
- a CDS encoding flavodoxin family protein: MTILTLLGSARPKSNTATILGWVEDELKSQGHTVERINVTRKTIGGCIGCAKCREKAEEIGCIQNDDAIEIMEKMIAADCVLFASPVYFWGFTAQLKALIDRTYSLVVNYHTPNHASLMEGKNIALLATGGGQFENNADGMFTAFDRLSGYLLTKKAAELFVGGCSTPDALPDGTQERAIELACGLCL; the protein is encoded by the coding sequence ATGACCATTCTCACACTCTTGGGCAGTGCCAGGCCCAAAAGCAATACGGCGACGATTCTTGGATGGGTGGAAGACGAATTGAAGTCACAAGGCCATACGGTTGAGCGTATCAACGTAACGCGCAAGACCATCGGCGGGTGTATCGGGTGCGCCAAATGTCGAGAAAAAGCTGAAGAGATTGGCTGTATCCAAAACGATGACGCCATTGAAATCATGGAGAAGATGATTGCAGCCGATTGTGTGCTGTTTGCATCTCCGGTCTATTTTTGGGGGTTCACGGCGCAGCTCAAAGCGTTGATCGACCGGACCTACTCACTGGTCGTCAACTACCATACGCCAAATCATGCTTCGCTCATGGAAGGCAAAAACATTGCCCTGCTTGCCACGGGCGGGGGACAATTTGAAAACAATGCCGACGGCATGTTCACGGCGTTTGATCGTCTCAGTGGATATCTTTTGACAAAAAAGGCTGCTGAACTGTTTGTTGGTGGATGCTCTACGCCGGATGCACTGCCGGACGGCACCCAGGAGCGCGCCATTGAACTGGCTTGCGGGCTCTGTTTATAG
- a CDS encoding DUF1566 domain-containing protein, with protein MKASFQRHFGLLACLTLFLALGIHSTTYAEYLLMDDEVVDTTTQLTWMQSNDEYKRTWEEALDYCENLTLGGESTWRLPNIKELASLVNQEREAPAAHYFFQGKNSSYWSSTTVRKNGGDVSSAYIVNFYDGRLSSSNKTSQLYVRCVRSTQ; from the coding sequence ATGAAGGCTTCATTTCAACGACACTTTGGACTGTTGGCATGTCTCACCCTTTTCCTTGCACTTGGAATACACTCAACAACGTATGCCGAATATCTGCTTATGGACGATGAAGTTGTCGACACGACAACGCAACTGACGTGGATGCAGTCGAACGACGAATACAAGCGGACTTGGGAAGAAGCGCTCGACTATTGCGAAAACTTGACGCTCGGGGGGGAATCCACGTGGAGACTCCCCAACATTAAAGAACTTGCCTCACTCGTAAACCAAGAACGAGAGGCACCGGCAGCACACTACTTTTTTCAGGGTAAAAACAGCTCATACTGGTCAAGTACAACCGTACGAAAAAATGGAGGCGACGTTTCGTCGGCTTACATTGTCAACTTTTATGACGGCCGATTGAGCTCAAGCAACAAAACATCACAACTCTACGTCCGTTGTGTTCGTTCTACACAATAA
- a CDS encoding DUF1566 domain-containing protein gives MRKGSLVVSIVFLSIFFLVSSPGNAAESDDDVILDLIPTILSHIRKSSDSLQVHLQGATQLYTLDQTVIPATTTRSSNVPLRYTVTSEQQRTRTSSTGTGSNLFQVSSDGTTQIALSAPDGNVKALFTVLGPQGEYLYIALDYTDTETLSIIQTIGSGLIKANISTDDWTAVAPGYVVATLPDDYYTKVQGGKKPVQFDQAGNIFFNGYAVQDGVVDNATSGGVYRIANETVTKLTDDAQTIDFFLVMPSGEIVYQASNSLDSTKLWLWKESVNNIDLTNEAVDSLDQDDSSTIFFKAGEQLIFLRSLDEGGVIRAGFPNTTPWISRGDDGKLYGVQSSGTHLNVYEVLPYSSTVLHDVDAGSQSSFSFNDTPVQMSKGYLYYVAQIDGNDGLGTRDVINVMGLTNGNTVTLLAERRYEIYAWKQDGGGDKLYFTARDKAASSATMVSGVIDTLQLKAGRPESEFLTLTPVASATEEAANVKDIEILSPQVPAADTGYDPLVMQYYVESPYSQGIYFSKYMDQSSVESLLSLTDASNNDVPYIPVWFLQTIHLVPNTGEGGILGSDYSPLSNDVGYTVSTSSNIQDKWHWYLASGTLGYDKHFEFSSGTTCSYAVSPASLFFGASGGSETLTVATTTGCSWDASVNEDWLSITGTNGNQSGSVTIQATQNTSTEPRNAIAAVAGKTINISQNGAEESTCSYEVSPLKVTFPGIGGTKQFTISTQSECSWTVTSALSWLSVSASAGQGSATLSITASTNETDQDRSGSITAAGKSVEVSQETKQEASGVLPDTGVTKCYNGDSQISCPSQGEAFYGQDAQYNPVAQQQSFTDNGDGTVTDNITGLVWAQDDDGEGHTWYEAVEYCDALTLGGFSDWRLPTTNEFINLADFSRYSPPVPPYFYFTTGWYWTSNSVASDDSLAWKIGFNATLDQHHTSKTSYYRIRCVR, from the coding sequence ATGCGAAAAGGTAGTTTGGTGGTGAGTATCGTCTTCCTCTCCATATTTTTTTTGGTCTCCTCACCGGGAAATGCCGCGGAATCGGATGACGATGTCATTTTGGATCTTATTCCGACAATACTCTCGCACATCAGAAAGTCATCGGATTCCCTTCAGGTTCATCTTCAAGGAGCAACACAACTCTATACCCTCGACCAGACTGTTATTCCCGCAACAACAACCCGTTCTTCCAACGTTCCGCTCCGCTATACAGTAACCTCTGAACAACAGCGCACCCGCACATCATCAACAGGTACCGGCTCCAACCTGTTTCAAGTCTCGTCTGACGGCACCACGCAAATTGCCCTGTCGGCTCCCGATGGCAACGTCAAAGCACTCTTCACCGTTCTGGGACCGCAGGGGGAATATCTGTATATCGCGCTCGATTATACAGACACCGAGACTTTATCCATTATCCAAACCATCGGGTCCGGTCTCATAAAAGCCAACATTTCCACTGATGACTGGACAGCGGTTGCCCCAGGCTATGTGGTGGCAACGCTTCCCGACGACTATTATACAAAAGTCCAGGGAGGAAAAAAGCCAGTCCAATTCGATCAGGCTGGAAACATATTTTTCAATGGCTATGCCGTGCAAGACGGCGTTGTCGACAACGCCACCTCGGGTGGGGTGTATCGCATTGCCAATGAAACCGTGACCAAACTCACCGACGATGCCCAAACCATCGATTTTTTTCTGGTCATGCCTTCGGGTGAAATCGTCTATCAGGCGAGCAATAGTCTTGATTCCACAAAGCTCTGGTTATGGAAAGAAAGCGTCAACAACATAGACCTGACCAACGAGGCCGTTGACTCCCTGGATCAAGATGATTCGAGCACCATTTTCTTCAAGGCCGGTGAGCAGTTGATTTTTCTGCGCTCACTGGACGAGGGAGGCGTGATTCGGGCCGGCTTCCCAAACACGACCCCATGGATCAGCCGTGGTGACGACGGCAAGCTCTATGGCGTCCAGAGCTCCGGTACGCACCTGAATGTTTATGAAGTCCTGCCGTATAGTTCCACTGTACTGCATGATGTCGACGCCGGCTCACAATCGTCATTTTCTTTCAATGACACCCCGGTGCAAATGTCCAAGGGGTATTTGTATTATGTTGCGCAAATCGATGGCAACGACGGTCTTGGTACGCGCGACGTCATCAACGTTATGGGCCTGACGAATGGCAACACCGTGACGTTGCTTGCTGAAAGGCGGTACGAAATCTATGCCTGGAAACAGGATGGTGGCGGAGACAAGCTCTATTTCACCGCCAGGGACAAGGCCGCATCGTCGGCAACGATGGTTTCCGGCGTCATCGATACATTACAATTGAAAGCCGGTCGTCCTGAATCGGAATTTCTTACGCTGACTCCCGTTGCTTCCGCTACGGAAGAAGCTGCCAATGTCAAAGATATCGAAATCCTTTCGCCTCAGGTTCCTGCGGCGGACACAGGATATGATCCACTTGTCATGCAATACTATGTCGAGAGCCCGTATTCTCAAGGGATCTACTTCTCGAAATATATGGATCAATCGTCTGTGGAAAGCCTGCTCTCTTTGACCGATGCTTCCAATAACGACGTACCATATATTCCTGTCTGGTTCCTCCAAACCATCCACCTTGTTCCCAATACAGGAGAAGGCGGCATACTCGGCAGCGATTACAGCCCGCTTTCTAATGATGTTGGATATACCGTATCAACGTCATCAAACATACAAGACAAGTGGCATTGGTATTTAGCATCGGGAACACTTGGATATGATAAACATTTCGAGTTCTCGTCCGGAACGACATGCTCGTATGCGGTGTCTCCTGCTTCACTTTTCTTTGGTGCATCCGGTGGAAGTGAAACACTCACCGTCGCCACAACAACAGGCTGCTCTTGGGATGCGTCGGTCAATGAAGATTGGCTTTCCATAACAGGAACAAACGGCAATCAAAGCGGGTCCGTGACGATTCAGGCTACACAAAACACGTCTACAGAACCACGTAATGCCATCGCCGCGGTTGCAGGAAAAACAATCAATATATCCCAAAATGGAGCCGAAGAAAGCACGTGCTCCTATGAAGTCTCTCCCTTGAAAGTGACGTTTCCTGGGATTGGCGGCACCAAACAATTCACCATATCGACGCAATCCGAGTGCTCCTGGACGGTGACAAGCGCATTGAGTTGGCTCTCGGTTTCCGCGTCGGCCGGGCAAGGCAGTGCAACCCTCTCCATAACGGCGTCGACCAATGAAACGGACCAGGACAGGTCAGGGAGCATAACGGCTGCCGGCAAATCTGTTGAGGTGTCGCAAGAGACAAAACAGGAAGCATCCGGTGTATTGCCTGATACCGGTGTGACCAAGTGTTATAATGGAGATTCGCAAATTTCCTGCCCATCCCAAGGAGAAGCATTCTATGGACAGGATGCGCAATACAATCCGGTTGCTCAACAGCAGTCGTTTACCGACAACGGCGACGGCACCGTCACCGACAACATCACCGGACTCGTGTGGGCGCAAGACGATGATGGCGAAGGACATACATGGTATGAAGCCGTGGAATATTGCGATGCGCTGACGCTTGGTGGCTTTTCCGATTGGCGGTTACCCACAACGAACGAGTTCATCAATCTCGCCGATTTTTCGCGGTATTCACCACCCGTTCCTCCGTACTTTTACTTTACGACGGGATGGTACTGGACGTCCAACAGCGTGGCGTCAGATGATTCGCTTGCCTGGAAAATTGGTTTCAACGCAACGTTGGATCAACACCACACCAGTAAGACAAGCTATTATCGTATCCGTTGTGTCCGGTAA
- a CDS encoding class I SAM-dependent methyltransferase produces MRKNNFSITAYHTALMRAAHQLLDTPKIFDDPLALRIIGSQAASDIRVQRKYKLRMEKYIRALVVARSEFVEHELAQAIQRGCRQYVLLGAGLDTFAYRNPYAVDGLQVYELDHPATQKWKRQRLKEANITLPESVSFIPAEFDHQSLPSLLKEAGVKTNEPTFYSCLGVSMYLTKEMMMSMMNDLFACSAPGSVIVFDYMIPPPWRNILRSMVFLLLSLGVRRLGEPWRGFFRPSTLKNDLQAIGFTNVEGYSPEDINAMYFSNRTDGLRAGQFGYLMKVVV; encoded by the coding sequence ATGAGAAAAAACAATTTCAGTATAACGGCATATCACACTGCTTTGATGCGTGCAGCACATCAGCTTCTTGATACGCCAAAGATATTTGATGATCCTTTGGCTTTGCGTATCATAGGGAGTCAAGCGGCGTCTGATATCCGTGTTCAAAGAAAGTATAAATTACGAATGGAGAAGTATATTCGGGCTCTTGTTGTCGCACGAAGTGAATTTGTAGAGCATGAACTTGCTCAAGCGATACAGCGCGGTTGTCGTCAATATGTTCTTCTTGGTGCAGGGCTTGACACCTTTGCCTATCGAAATCCGTATGCTGTAGACGGATTGCAGGTCTATGAGCTTGATCATCCCGCCACACAAAAATGGAAACGCCAGCGGCTCAAAGAAGCGAACATCACGCTTCCGGAATCTGTATCCTTCATTCCTGCGGAATTTGACCACCAATCCTTGCCATCTCTGCTCAAAGAAGCCGGAGTCAAAACAAATGAACCGACGTTCTATTCGTGTCTTGGCGTCTCAATGTATCTCACCAAAGAGATGATGATGAGCATGATGAACGATCTCTTTGCATGCAGTGCCCCAGGGAGTGTCATCGTGTTCGACTACATGATCCCTCCCCCTTGGCGCAATATACTGCGCTCGATGGTTTTTCTCCTGTTGTCGCTTGGAGTGCGCAGACTGGGAGAGCCCTGGCGAGGCTTTTTTCGCCCCAGTACATTGAAAAACGATTTGCAAGCAATCGGATTTACAAACGTTGAAGGCTATTCTCCCGAAGACATCAACGCCATGTATTTCAGCAATCGAACAGATGGTCTGCGAGCTGGGCAATTTGGGTATTTGATGAAGGTTGTGGTGTAG
- a CDS encoding DsbA family oxidoreductase, translating into MGKGLVEKLKESYPIADTWLPFEVHPETPLSGVAIKDRFPGWDIDEAVVSFNKRCAPFRITFGHWTILSNSHLALAAGEFARDHGQHDAMHEGLFHACFTECRNIGDMGVILDVAHKIGFDSSALERALTHGDYESRLIEAAKETRDKNITAAPTFFIEDQPRIVGAVGIEIFKAALDKAMGKGLEILG; encoded by the coding sequence ATCGGCAAAGGTCTTGTCGAAAAATTGAAAGAATCCTACCCCATTGCTGATACATGGCTTCCCTTTGAAGTCCACCCTGAAACCCCACTCAGCGGTGTTGCCATAAAAGATCGCTTCCCCGGCTGGGATATCGACGAGGCGGTCGTATCCTTCAATAAACGATGCGCACCATTCCGCATCACCTTCGGACACTGGACCATACTGTCCAACTCGCACCTGGCCCTTGCCGCCGGAGAGTTTGCCCGCGACCACGGGCAACACGATGCCATGCACGAAGGTCTCTTCCACGCCTGCTTTACAGAATGTCGCAACATTGGTGACATGGGCGTCATCCTCGACGTCGCCCACAAGATCGGGTTCGACAGCAGCGCTCTCGAACGCGCCCTCACCCACGGCGACTATGAATCCCGCCTGATTGAAGCAGCCAAAGAAACCCGAGACAAAAACATCACCGCCGCCCCGACATTTTTCATCGAAGATCAACCCCGCATCGTCGGTGCCGTAGGCATAGAAATCTTCAAAGCCGCATTGGATAAAGCCATGGGAAAAGGCTTGGAGATATTGGGATGA